The proteins below are encoded in one region of Gemmatimonadota bacterium:
- a CDS encoding phytanoyl-CoA dioxygenase family protein has translation MSDLLILTPEQKRAFGEDGFLFLEGFYDSRKMKEMRGRFHDLVVRTEGRPQNMRYSFMEVPEGYQPDPFNPENVVGMMDQTLADDYWFDQFTEPRIVSVMVDLLGPDLDFHNGKIRNKPPGFFCAQSWHQDWPYERHTIPDLAAAITYLDPTDFEAGATEVVPGSHREGEFPTYKGHTIADDLIAPERPVVLSAQPGDVAIIHVLVVHRAGHNYTRRGRHAIINEYKSAAAVDQWNNRCAFAGLPLARNRRLIMPRVHAG, from the coding sequence ATGTCCGATTTGTTGATTTTGACGCCAGAGCAGAAGCGCGCTTTTGGCGAGGATGGCTTTCTCTTTTTGGAGGGTTTTTACGATTCCCGAAAAATGAAGGAGATGCGCGGCCGTTTCCACGATCTGGTCGTCCGCACCGAGGGGCGCCCCCAAAATATGCGCTACAGTTTTATGGAGGTGCCCGAGGGGTATCAGCCCGATCCTTTTAATCCGGAGAATGTGGTGGGTATGATGGATCAGACGCTGGCTGATGACTACTGGTTCGATCAGTTCACCGAGCCGCGCATTGTTTCGGTTATGGTCGATCTTTTGGGGCCTGATCTGGATTTTCACAATGGGAAGATCCGCAATAAACCACCCGGATTTTTCTGCGCGCAGAGCTGGCATCAGGATTGGCCGTACGAGCGGCATACGATTCCAGATCTGGCTGCGGCTATCACGTATCTCGATCCCACCGATTTTGAAGCCGGGGCGACTGAGGTGGTGCCCGGTTCCCACCGTGAAGGCGAGTTTCCGACCTATAAGGGCCATACGATTGCAGATGATTTGATTGCTCCCGAACGCCCGGTTGTTCTGAGCGCGCAACCCGGCGATGTGGCGATTATCCATGTGCTGGTGGTACACCGGGCCGGGCACAACTATACTCGGCGGGGCCGCCACGCCATTATTAACGAATATAAAAGTGCCGCGGCTGTAGATCAGTGGAATAACCGCTGCGCTTTTGCCGGTTTGCCCCTGGCGCGCAATCGTCGCCTGATCATGCCGCGCGTACATGCCGGGTGA
- a CDS encoding amidohydrolase/deacetylase family metallohydrolase, translated as MKYDLLIKGGILVDPAEGLSDVRDVAFAGGLVAAVGEDLDTGDAREVIDAAGCVVTPGLIDIHVHVFAGVSHFGIEPDPTCLARGATTVVDAGSAGADIFPGFRKYVIDVSETRILAQMNISSQGMLTAEIGEFEIPEYADVDKACRMIEQHRDIVLGVKVRLTRNSIVSERSGMLPLHRAREAADAAGLPIMVHPQDAWCDSIDDILKVMKGGDILTHCFHDFPCGILDGEGRIRDSVLDAIERGVVFDVGHGAGSFSWGIVEAAMSQDVLPTTISSDLHIYNVNGPVYDLASVVTKFLHLGLSMEEAISRVTSVPAEVIGMKGEVGTLAKGAFGDAVVFELREGAFRLEDSRGEVRMGRQNLVPVAVVKGGRVYTSRGR; from the coding sequence ATGAAGTACGATTTGCTCATCAAGGGCGGGATACTGGTCGATCCGGCGGAAGGTCTCAGCGACGTGCGGGATGTGGCGTTTGCAGGAGGTCTGGTTGCTGCTGTTGGGGAAGATCTGGATACGGGCGATGCCCGCGAGGTGATTGACGCGGCGGGTTGTGTGGTGACGCCGGGATTGATCGATATTCACGTTCATGTGTTTGCCGGTGTCAGCCATTTTGGCATTGAACCCGATCCTACGTGTCTTGCGCGAGGTGCGACGACTGTGGTCGATGCGGGGTCTGCGGGTGCAGATATTTTTCCGGGGTTCCGGAAGTATGTGATTGATGTGAGCGAGACGCGGATTTTGGCGCAGATGAATATCTCGTCTCAGGGTATGCTGACTGCCGAGATTGGCGAGTTCGAGATTCCCGAATACGCGGATGTCGATAAGGCCTGTCGCATGATTGAACAGCACCGCGATATTGTTCTCGGGGTGAAGGTTCGGCTGACGCGGAATAGTATTGTCAGCGAGCGGTCCGGGATGTTGCCTTTGCACAGAGCGAGAGAGGCGGCAGATGCGGCTGGATTGCCGATTATGGTGCATCCGCAAGATGCGTGGTGCGATTCGATTGACGATATTTTGAAGGTGATGAAGGGTGGAGATATTTTAACGCACTGTTTTCACGACTTTCCGTGCGGGATTCTCGATGGCGAAGGTCGCATCCGAGATTCGGTTCTGGATGCGATTGAGCGGGGCGTTGTGTTTGATGTGGGACACGGGGCGGGGTCTTTTTCGTGGGGGATTGTCGAGGCGGCGATGTCACAGGATGTTCTGCCGACTACGATTTCATCAGATCTGCATATTTACAATGTAAATGGTCCTGTTTACGATCTCGCATCTGTGGTGACAAAGTTTTTGCACCTGGGTCTGTCGATGGAAGAGGCGATCTCGCGCGTGACGTCTGTGCCTGCTGAGGTGATTGGGATGAAGGGCGAGGTGGGGACGCTGGCGAAAGGGGCGTTTGGAGATGCTGTGGTGTTTGAGTTGCGGGAAGGGGCGTTTCGGCTTGAGGATTCGCGTGGAGAAGTTCGAATGGGTCGGCAGAATCTGGTGCCGGTTGCGGTTGTCAAGGGCGGTCGCGTTTATACGTCGCGTGGGAGATAG
- a CDS encoding class I SAM-dependent methyltransferase has product MEFTDSLIASYERHALEREHSSTDAFKERERSAFLQCLRNERRRSILELGCGPGHDAKFFQEQGFEVVAVDNAPAMVKLAREKGVSARVLDCYNLDQLSESFDAVYSMNCLLHIPQADIDEIFDLIATRLVEDGLMYVGVWGGEDFEGVLERDTYEPKRFFSLRRTETLLKVLQKSFRLEYYRRLEPRDGVCFHSVIARKRF; this is encoded by the coding sequence ATGGAGTTCACCGATAGTCTGATTGCCTCGTATGAAAGACATGCGCTGGAGAGGGAGCATAGTTCCACCGATGCGTTTAAGGAGCGAGAGAGAAGCGCGTTTTTGCAGTGTTTGAGAAATGAACGACGACGGTCTATTCTCGAACTGGGATGTGGTCCCGGTCACGATGCGAAATTCTTTCAGGAGCAAGGGTTCGAGGTTGTTGCGGTTGACAATGCGCCTGCGATGGTAAAGCTGGCGAGAGAGAAGGGCGTTTCTGCTCGCGTTTTGGATTGCTATAATCTCGATCAGTTGAGCGAGTCTTTTGATGCGGTGTATTCTATGAATTGTCTGCTGCATATCCCACAGGCAGATATAGATGAAATTTTCGATTTGATCGCGACTCGGCTCGTGGAGGATGGGTTGATGTATGTTGGCGTGTGGGGTGGAGAAGATTTTGAGGGTGTTTTGGAGCGAGATACTTATGAGCCGAAGCGGTTTTTCTCTTTGAGAAGGACTGAGACACTTCTCAAAGTCCTGCAGAAGTCATTCAGATTGGAGTACTATCGCAGATTAGAACCACGAGACGGTGTTTGTTTTCATTCTGTTATTGCTCGAAAACGTTTTTAA
- a CDS encoding ankyrin repeat domain-containing protein, protein MMSDTLTIHDACRRGDIDAVREMIAADPAVVDADDEYEWRPIFHAGLWRHEDIVRLLIEAGADLAAHDGYVLHYAGEVPNNKNIVSLLIQYGALDPHVRPADDLSRQFLGAVFLADIARVQALLNRHPHLATAVDGRGDQPVHHAARNGDTEIVRLLIAHGADVNVANDRGHTVLYCAGGHGHLDTVELLLESGADPDAEFTEDNKTLMEWLAQFSEDTRFKRIAEALRQHAAS, encoded by the coding sequence ATGATGAGTGATACACTAACAATTCACGATGCATGCAGGCGTGGGGATATCGACGCTGTGCGGGAAATGATCGCAGCCGATCCCGCTGTTGTTGACGCGGATGATGAATACGAATGGCGGCCAATTTTCCACGCGGGACTTTGGCGACACGAGGATATCGTGCGACTGCTGATTGAGGCGGGAGCCGATCTGGCGGCTCATGATGGCTATGTGTTGCACTACGCTGGCGAGGTTCCGAATAATAAAAATATTGTTTCGTTGCTTATTCAATACGGTGCTCTGGATCCCCATGTTCGTCCGGCTGATGATTTGTCGCGGCAATTCCTGGGGGCTGTTTTTCTCGCGGATATAGCGCGGGTGCAGGCGTTGCTCAACAGGCATCCCCATCTGGCGACGGCGGTAGATGGTCGCGGCGATCAGCCTGTGCATCACGCGGCGCGCAATGGCGATACGGAAATTGTGCGTTTGTTGATCGCGCATGGCGCAGATGTCAATGTCGCAAATGATCGCGGGCATACGGTGTTGTACTGCGCTGGCGGGCACGGGCATCTCGATACGGTAGAGTTGCTTTTGGAAAGTGGAGCCGATCCCGATGCGGAGTTTACAGAGGATAATAAGACGTTGATGGAATGGCTCGCGCAGTTTTCCGAAGATACGCGCTTCAAACGCATTGCCGAAGCGTTGCGGCAACATGCGGCGTCATAA
- a CDS encoding glutamine synthetase family protein, which yields MTTDQIKARLESDKIQKIKLAGFDIDGVMRGKYISIDKFFSAIEKGLGFCDVTFGWDMIDQLYEQPTVTGWHTGYPDLLAKIDLSTYRVIPWEQNTALFLLDFYENENQPLAVSPRQLLQTVVRKANDMGFQPYMSAEYEYFIFRETPHSLEDKGFENMTPLSPGWFGYSVLRASAASEFVHAIIDGMGAYDVELEGIHTETGPGVYETAIRYDTTCNAADKAALFKTGVKEILSRHGLVATFMARWSPDYPGCSGHLHQSLWNLERDTNLFADESDPQGMSQIMKHYIAGQIAAMPHTMALICPTINSYKRTVPGAWAPTNASWGIENRTTSLRAIPGTSPESTRTEYRLAGADANPHISMAASLAAGLYGIEHQLDPGEPYNGNAYEAPEERFAPLPKSLEEATDRLKNSEISRACLGDTFVDHFTITREHEIAEYRRAITDWELKRYFEII from the coding sequence ATGACAACAGATCAAATCAAAGCGCGTCTTGAAAGCGACAAAATTCAAAAAATTAAACTCGCTGGCTTCGACATCGACGGCGTTATGCGCGGCAAATACATATCGATCGACAAATTCTTTTCTGCCATCGAAAAGGGCCTGGGCTTCTGTGACGTGACATTTGGCTGGGATATGATCGATCAACTCTACGAACAACCGACCGTCACGGGCTGGCATACCGGATACCCGGATCTCCTCGCCAAAATTGACCTCAGTACCTATCGCGTAATACCCTGGGAACAAAATACCGCGTTATTTTTACTCGACTTTTACGAAAACGAAAATCAGCCACTTGCGGTATCCCCGCGCCAACTGCTCCAAACTGTCGTACGCAAAGCGAATGACATGGGATTCCAGCCATACATGTCAGCAGAATACGAATACTTCATCTTCCGGGAAACGCCCCATTCCCTGGAAGACAAAGGATTTGAGAACATGACCCCACTCTCGCCCGGCTGGTTTGGCTACAGTGTATTGCGAGCATCTGCGGCTTCAGAATTTGTTCACGCAATCATCGATGGAATGGGAGCGTATGACGTTGAACTGGAAGGCATACACACCGAAACCGGACCCGGCGTATATGAAACCGCGATACGGTACGACACAACATGTAACGCCGCAGACAAAGCCGCCCTATTCAAAACAGGCGTAAAAGAGATCCTATCCAGACACGGACTCGTCGCAACTTTTATGGCGAGATGGAGTCCAGACTACCCCGGTTGCAGCGGACACCTGCACCAGAGCTTGTGGAATTTAGAGAGAGACACCAATCTATTTGCCGATGAATCAGATCCACAGGGCATGTCTCAAATAATGAAACACTATATCGCAGGACAAATCGCGGCAATGCCCCACACGATGGCACTCATATGCCCGACTATCAACTCTTACAAGCGGACAGTCCCCGGAGCCTGGGCGCCGACCAACGCCTCCTGGGGAATTGAAAATCGAACCACATCTCTCCGCGCAATTCCCGGTACATCCCCTGAATCCACGCGCACCGAATATCGACTCGCAGGTGCCGACGCCAATCCCCACATCTCAATGGCCGCCAGCCTTGCCGCCGGGCTATACGGCATAGAGCATCAACTCGACCCCGGCGAGCCTTATAACGGAAATGCCTACGAAGCTCCCGAAGAACGATTTGCACCTTTGCCAAAATCACTTGAAGAAGCAACAGACCGTTTAAAAAACAGCGAAATCAGCCGCGCCTGCCTCGGCGACACATTCGTAGATCACTTCACAATCACCCGCGAACACGAAATTGCGGAATATCGCCGCGCCATAACAGATTGGGAACTCAAGCGATACTTTGAGATCATCTGA